The genomic stretch CTTCAATGAAGTGGGACTGGGTTTCTGCGTTAATGCTATAAGGCAGCGAAGAACAAGTACAAATGGCTTAATCTTCTTTAGCAGTCACAGCCTCCCACACAAGTCTATGTAATTAGGAAAATACTAAAGTTCATGTCCTGAATTGTGAGTATAGCAGATTGTTAATCAGGATATTTACATGGCTTATAGGAAAGTATTTAAATTCACAAGcacgggctggagagaaggctcagtggttaagagcattgcctgctcttccaaaggtcctgagttcaattcccagcaaccacatggtggctcacaaccatctataatgaggtctggtgccctcttctggcctgcatacatacacacagacagaatattgtatacataataaataaataaatatttaaacaaaaaaaaacaacaacaaaataaataaataaattcacgaGCACTCTAAGATTTCCTTCAAAGAATAGCAACACAAGGACAATACCTGGATGTGTTACCAGGTTTGTGACTTGTTGGTGTGTTTACAGTTCTTGCTTGGAGAATTGTCTATGACAAATCCTGCTACGGCAAaagctgaagacacacacacaaattgttatCCATATCTGCTTTGTCCATTCATATATAAGAAATAAGCGAGGAGTCCACAAAATCTTAAGGAAGGGGCCTATTCACATGCACACTAAAATGCAACCccaaattcaaataaaagtgTGATCTAttaaaacacaacagaaagcTCGTCAGGTGAATCAAGTTTATAAAAACTCATTACTTGCTGCACCTTATGCTTTGCACCAATATAATAGTGACTTTTGACAAAACACATTGAATAAAAGATTGATAAGAAGTATAACAGATCTCATTTGGCCAACAAACCATAACTCTTCTTTGTCTGCCTTATGCACACATCAAAACAATGGTAATGCTTCAGCATTTCAGTGTTTTAGTGACTCGCTATActcactatttaaaaattattaagagaATAAGAATAGCAATTGACTAACAACAGTGTGATTTGTTTTACTCCCTGTCACTCATGCAAACAACAAAATTACTCGTGTATTTATAGTATCTTTGTACATATGCGAAGGGATGTGTGCTTGTACTTTCAAGAATATGTTTGCACATGATATAGAAGAAAATTATGAAGATGACTTTTTAAGTaggttttatttcataattaaagGCATATCAAGGAATGGCAATGGACTAAAGACTACAAAGCAGAGAAGTCTGACCCTGCAGGAAGAGCTTGTAGGTCTTGCAAGTAAAAAGGATGCAAATCCTTAAGAAATcctggcagaggctggaagagctgGGCTAGGAAGCAGGAACCTGGTCCTTTCATCTCTATAACCTGCACCCTCTCTTTTACCTTCCAAAGTTGTCACCATGGACTTGAGACAACAATCTGGAGACTCCCAAAGCTGTCCTTTCTCCTAATCTATTCTTTCACATAATTCATTGCCTGACTCGTTTGCCCTCTGATTTTATCTGAGAAACTGGCAGGTTTCGCTAATTTCTATAGTTACCACATATCAGTGttaaggaaacatttcatttcccaaataaaaaactgaaatgaagaaatgttaagtgatttgtttatttatttatgtgtgatgtATTCATCCTTACCTAGCAAGGAAGTCCCTAGTAATGGGACtgggaataaaagacaaaatattctgaTTCCTTATTCTCCTCCCAACCACTCACCTTGCTTAAATGCCCGTGGTAGAAGTTAATGACATTTACTGTTCTAAGCCAGGCATCATCGTGATCAAGGTGACAAGCCTCTGCTACAATTGGAAAAGGTGTGAAAGGCCCAGGCTGTTCATAGCAAAGATACTCTGAGCCATGAGAACATAAGGAATTGTGGAGGGAACCAAGAGAGTTACTCGGTGAGTCTCTGAGAGTGTTGTCCCTGTGTGACATGCACCATGCTAAGGGCATTTAGTGCACCAAGTCAGTGAAAACATGTAACAGACTTTCCAATCTACTACAGTGAGTCAACTTTccagaaaacacaaggaaattgAACAGTCATTTGGCACAAGCATACAACAAGTAAGGACTAGGGCAAGGGGCTTAGGTCGCATGAATCTGACTTCTGTTCctctgttgttttttctttgaaggaCACTGGCTGCATTTTGCATCCCTCTTCTATATCAAGATCCTAGCAGTTggatatatatttaatacaaatgCATGGAATTTAGTACAAAAACGAATTTACATCTATCAAACTGTTTAACAATGTTATTTGCAACTATgaacacacaccaacacagagaaagaatttttTGGAGGGGAAGAGTTTTTAAGAGACTATTATAGCCGGGTGTAGTTGCACATACCCTAacaccaacacttgggagatagTCAGATGTACTTTGAGGCCATCTTGATCTgtataagttccaggataggcagagctacatagtaatatcctgtcataaaataaaatattatttcagtttCTAACTATTGCAACACAATTGTGTCTTTTCCGCTTTGGGGAGGTCTAACGGGGGCTATTTTGACTAGGCTATTTACTGTAAATGCACATTGAACTAAAACCTGAGTTTTTATTTCACTATCAATTACTAAACAATTTTACAAGGCATTGTTTAGATTTTAGAGATATAAAGAAGACGTGTAAAATGTAAATTCAATTGCTATATTGACTCTAAGgtacaaaagaaaataagcttTGATGTATTAATAGGAGGTTGGTGAAGAGGAAGCACACCTGTGTACCCAGACATTGGCTTAAAGAAGTCCTAACCAGAGAAGGCTCTAATGCATCATGGAATGTACTCTGCTGAACAGGTGCCATCCCTCCTCTTAGGGTGGTAGGAGGCAAAGGTCATTTGTTTGGCTCATCAGTCCATGATATCATGATCATCATCAGCCCTAGTTCTTATGGCTATTGGTTGGATTATAATACTTTGGACTTCCAACTTAGACTCCCGGTGTATTTTCTGATACAGGGAAATGGTTTGATTATTTGAGTGGTACTAATGTATGTATAAAACCTGGAAAGTGTTTGTTATATATGGAAGCTAGGTCTTGGTGTGCCTCGTTTTAAAGAGTTTGAACACACCTGAAGACCTGAAACTGACAAAGCCTTTGCTTAATTCACAGCAGCAGCTGAAGGAAGATGACTATTTTTGTACTGCTGGCCACAGATGTCCATCATTCAGGGTAGCATGACAATTGTCAAATAATAGACATACAACAAGTGGGTAATGTTACTGGGAATTGACTAGTTCATATTTGTCCTTTGCTCCAGACATAGACACAGTCTCCACCTTCTGATGTAAAATTTAAACCTATTCTTTGATAAGCAAAAACCATAGTATATTCATGGAGGCCCAACatcaaaagcataaaaatacatCACAAATGGATGTGTGGccaaaatgtgtattttaaatacatactCCCTACCCAGAAAGCAGTATAAGAATATCTCATCATTTTTCAGTGCTTAATGGTAGATTTAATTCTTTAGAAGCTTTGGTATCTAGACTCAAGTTATCTTAGCATTTGATGAGAATATAATCATTAGCTGTGGGGTCAGAACTGGGCATTTTTTGAGCAACATATATCCTGAACAAAGACACCAAGGCACTAAGAAAGAGTTTTTGTCCATTGGAAATGGAAATCATTAATTTAAGGCTACTATTACAAGATTCTACACAGTTAGACATTGCCATATGGGAAATGGATTTGAGTGGTGGACTGTCTCAGGCAGACACCCTCACACTGATAAGCTtgcaggggttttttttttgatactttcTCAGATTATACTCCTGTTTCTCTGCTTTTGCCACTGCCAACCTGTAAAAGGAAGGGTTTACAGTGATACCCTTTGCTTATTCGAGAACTCATTTATTCATGCCCTAATCTCTTAACACCACACTGTTATTAATGAACCCAATGAACCTCTTAAAATCAACAGTGAAgtttaaataatcaaattcagTGGTTCTCTGAGTCTTCCTCCACTTGGAATTTCAGCTATATTCTTTGAATGCCTCGGGAACATATATACCTTACTGTTTCTCTGTTCATTGAAAATTAGACTCCCAATGTCTCTCATTTGGTCCTTTCTCTTATCCCACCTCTTAAATGTGTGTCTCTTTGAggtcttttatctttcctttttatgctTCCTCCATCAATGATCCCAGggtttaagtctttttttttttttaacagacttaattcacttttattttccttgcataaaaacccttatgtggtggccacagctggagcctgggtcctctgaacagaaactctggtgtgggttttcacaagatggtcagtgaattcctgataaggagacttggtgaacacagtctctttccagaggtcggGGGTCAGGTAGCTATAGGTcttagagatggcatcaaaggtggccttggcaaagttgcccagggtggcagtgcagcccctggctgatgtgtagcagtcatcaatgccagccatcatcagcagcttcttgggcacaggagcggagactatgccagtgcctctgggggcagggatgagacgcaccagcacagaaccacagcggcctgtcactttgcaaggaacagtgtggggcttgccaatcttgttcccccagtagcctctccgcacagggacaatggaaagcttggcCAAGATGATGGCCCCTCGGATGGCAGTGGCTACCTCCTTGGAGCACTTGACACCGAGACCTACGTGACCATTGTAGTCCCCAATAGCGACAaaagccttgaacctggtccgctggcctgccctagtctgcttctgcacgggcatgatcttcagaacctcatcctttagggaagctccgaggaaaaagtcaataatctcagactccttaatgggcagggagaacaggtagatctcctctagggacttgattttcatgtccttaaCCAGGCGGCCCAGCTTGGTGACGGGAATCCACTCCTTGTCTTCAGCTTTACCTCCGCGAGCCCCACGGCCTCGTCCTCGGCCACGGCCTCGACCACGGCCGCGGCCCCTCAGACCGCTGCCGAATCCTCCGCGGAAGCCGCCACGGCCTCCTAATCCTGGGCCCCCGGGTCCTCCGGGCCCTCCCGCTGCACCGGCGTCATCCGCCATTTGgtgtttccagaagaaaaaagaagccccAGGGTTTAAGTCTTAAATCTACATGGATAACATTGAGAGGTATAACGTGGGGCAAAGGAGATGGTTAAGTCATTAAATTACTTGCGACACAGCCATAAGGACCTGATTTGGGATCATCAGGACCCACAAAAGGCTGAGTGCAGCATTATGACCCTGCAATCCCAACATGGGCAAAGTAGGTATATCCCTCAAGTTCACTGGCCAGTCTAGTCAGTCTGTGAGCTACTGGGCCAGGGAGATCATCTCCAAAAACAGTACTCTgaccaccacagacacacacacacacacacacacgcttccaCATCTtaccacatatcacacacacaagaaaagcaaGCCTCCATATAGATTTTTTTCACCCAACTTATTCAGAGCTCTAGAAGGCTCTCCTGAATGCCCTAAGGCTATCCCAGACTCAGCTATGAGCCACTTGTCCCCTCCATCTGCCCCTCCAAATTTCAGTTCTCTGGCTCTTTGGTTTCTTCTAAGTGCACTCTTGTACCATGGCCTCTCTCCTGGCATCTTATCTAAGTCCTGAGACCATTTTCTTCCACATTAGTACTGCCCTGGTTTACAGCACTTCAGTCCACTCTGGGACATGTGCAGCAATTTCCCAACAGTGTCCCTGTTCTCCAAGTTTGAGGAAGACACTCCCCGTAGCCCTCTGCTGCCTGTTGGACAAGCTCATGGCTGATAGCTTTGTCCCTTATTTGttgtttaacaaatatttaataaataatgcaaTATTTGGTACAGGGAGGAGTGGAAAACTGACACTGGATTATTAATAGCGTATTATTTTTATGCAGGGGAAATGAAGCCACATAGAGTTGTGTTCTATGGTCATCTCCTGGCATGCTCCACTGCATACTGAATGTTCTAGACAGGTTAGACTGCTTGAGATCtaccttctgtttccttctcctctcccaggaATTATATGGTGTGTcctttctacctttcttttcctcctgacTGTCTCTGAAATGCTTCCTGTACACGAGGCCCAGCTCCAGTGCAATGATTCCTCAATTCGTTCGTCACTTCCAATACTCCTGAACCAACTAGAGTTCTGTGTTCATGAAACTCACGTGCAGCACACTCTTCTGGAGCCACTGCACAAGGCGCCCTTCCCTGGCCCATTGAGCAAAAGCTTGGGGGCTGGCCCCATGTTTTAACATTTAACTGTATGCTTtagagtggtggttctcaaccttcttaaggCTGCAAAGTTTTAATAAGGATTCTCATGTGGTGCTGATCTCCAATCataaattattccattgctactttataactgtgagtttgctactgttatgaatttaatgtgaatatctgatatgcgtgATATTTGTTATGTAAAaggtcaggacccacaggttgagaaaaaaCTGCTCTAAGGGCTTAATATAGTAGTTAGCTCATAGCATATCTTCAATATTTGTTGTTTAAGTGAACAAATTAATAAAGCATGCCTAATTGCTGGGGTGTTTTTCTGACAATCTTGCTTCCCATAAAAGGGCTCCCATGCTGGTGTGAGGAGAGAGGGACCCTCTGCTGGTAAAGATGTTAACAAGGTATTCCTGAAGACACTAATTTCATCTGGAAAAATCTCCATACAGACTcacccaattcctcccagatctgtTTGAAATAGATCAATTTTTCAATGAATTGGCAGTGGGGATGGGAGCTGGGAGCGAGGGCATGAAGTACATTAGAGCAAGAGCAGCCTGTAACATAGCATTATCATCTCCCTGGAAACCCAGGATTTCTAGAAAGAATAGCATCAAAATCAATTGCTGAGCAATCCAGCTCTTCCCATACTATTCTAGGAGAAGCTATTTGCAGGAACAGTAAAGTAGACAAAGCTTTGCTTGGTCTCCAGACAATCTTACACAAAACCAGAGGCCTCCAATTTTCTAAGCTCATTAAACCACTCTCTAATTTTATGCCTGTGACATACTGCTGCATATGTAGTTTAAAACAATCATAATATTTCGCATATTCCATCTTCAAAGCTCTTTGCACACATCAAGTAATTATCCATATAATACCCTTGTGAGGCAGGtgttattattcccattttatagataaggatATTTAGACAGGAGATCTAATAATTTGCCCACAGCACTGTAGTTGACCAGCTGCAGAAATAGAATTAAACCGACTTTTCGGAGTCTTTGCCCCAATTTCCCAACTCAAGAATACACAGGGCATGGAGCATGCTTCTGTTTGCACATGGTACAATGACTACATGGATGTGTACTAAATGCCATGTAAGCTTGGGAGAACAAGCATCATGACTATGCCACAGACATATCCGATTTCATATGGTACACTTTTCCTGTGCACAATAAAGAGCACTGTCCCCATGTGCTGTGGAATTGTGCACCAACTGCACAATTCTGTTTAATAATCTGCTGCTCTTGAAGACAGAACATTCCACACTGCTAGAAATTTTAGTGCTTTTACAATGAGTTTGTGTGTTACGCAAGGCACAGCAGCCTCACAGAGCATCACCAAACACCCTTTATAGAAAGTTAGTAGGTACATGCATCTCTCAGTTTCAGAAGTCTCTGCTACTATTTTTCTGGCACTTATCTTGGGTAATGCCAGAGGCCAGGACCACTCTGACAAAGACACACCTACACCTAAACATCTGTCTGACCCAAGCCCTGGCACCACGGCCTGCCTGTGGTCAGAATACATAATGATAGAAATTAAAGACACCTGTCCTGTAGTAACAGCCCATACAGGtgggagaatgctgggaagatgtAAGGGCCTCCTCGCAGGAGCTCTACCCTGTAGGAAATGAAGGGTCCAGGCCTCTATCTGTTTGCATCAAATTCTTTCACTTTAACTCTGTTTTAAAGTCATAAGAAAACTTCCGTCTTAACCTTGGCACGAGGTCAGGAGAAAAGACATTAGAGGAGAAGTTTATGGTTTTCATCCCTAGATCTCAGGGGCCTGTGCATTCTCTCACCAGCTGTACCCTTTGAAGTCTCACAGAGGCTCAGTACTCTTTCTATTTACAATTTCctcatttgtccttttttttctctgtcactttttaaGAACTAAACTGATTAGGTAGCAGTTGGTAGTTGTatttcaaaatgtgtgtgtgtacatgtgtgtatttcatCTGAAGCAAGTGCTTTAAAGCTTAAACTGAACTGTCTGCTCTCAGCTCTCCTTTTCACACCAATAGCATCATCTTTCCTGCAAACCTACCTCTGCTAACTTCCCCATGTAGTGCTATACAATGGTAGGCAGTCAGACACATTACATAGGGAAGTGAATCCAATCACAGTTAAAGTAAATGAGTCAGAGATGAGACAAGACATTTTCTGCTTTCAGGGTGAAGGAGGATATCTAgatatttctgtatttcattcACGATATTGTTTGAACCAAGAAACATTTAGTGTCATTCAAAAGACCTGGCCatatttcaaacatatttttcatGAGCTGTAATGTTTATACTACATATTCTTATTTGAGAATGTATTCATCATGCATGAAAGATGAAACAATACTTCTAAAATCCATCCAAAAGATGCTATTTCATTCACCATTGTTTTTAAGGAAGGGTGTTCCTTTCTGACTCAGTCTTAGGTAACTGTCAGGCTGAGTGAGGCTGTGAACCTTCTGAACAATGGTGTCAGCTTCTACTTGGCTCTCAAGCAGTGGTCTGCATTATGCAAGACTAACCCTCTACAGTGATGTTGCTAGGGGTAAGTCTTTatgtgattttataaaataactgAACAGACAAAAAAACTAAAGAGTAATTTACAGCATCTAAGGAATGAAAAACCCACCCTCAATTCACTTATCTATGGAACTATGAGGGCGATATAGCCAATTGAAAATATGTACAATTtaatgcttgttttctttgcttaattTCAATATCCTAAAGCAAGAAAACATTAGAAtcacaaaattctcaaaataacaaaaattatagTCCCCATAAGCAATCATCACTTAAATTTGATTTGGggtaattataaaaaattatctAGAAAAGTGCCATAGGACTCTACAAACCAGTAACACAAAGgagaacacactcacacacacacacacacacacacacacatgcacacactgtttAAACGGCTTTTTGTTTATGTAACAAAGACTTGTGATTTCCCTAACAGATCCACAGAAACTTAGCAGcaaaaagaagtaagaaagagaagGGCTTTAATCTTCTCAGTTTCTGTCAGAACAGACTTCTTCAGAATATCTTTTCTGACATAACCTCAGGGCTATGGAAAGTCTAACCACTTCAGGGGCTGGTAAATGTGGAGCTGGGACACACTGCCACATTGGAAGCAGCAGCCAAGTCAAGCTTGCAGACTCAGGAACGAAGTGCGCTGGGGGCATCCACCAGAGTCTGAGTTACCCATTCTTTAGTACTGTACATAGAGTCAGAAATGAAGTAAGCTGCATTGTGAGAATGGCTTCCAGCTAACAGTGGGCTGGATTTCCTTTGGAAAGGGTGTACTtgaataataaatcataaaaaaatatatCTCCCACTCTCACTGTTAAAATGCAGACACAGGAGCTGCATCCTCTGATTCCCTAAGCTCACAGAGGCCTCTGTTGAAGACGGTCTCTGATCTATTCTGGATAGTTAGTTACAAACATGTTTTCCAACATACGTGAATGCAAATGAACTGGGGAAAGAGCAGAGCTCGGCCGGGACAGCCCCTTGCTGTTTATAGAACTTGGCAAGGTGAGGACCTTCACATTTGGCTTCATTCATatgataataataaagtatttgtttCATAAATGAAGTAAAACAGGGAAGATAAGATTCTTTTTGAAAACTCTGCAATTAATCTTCCATTTTTAAAGGACTGTTTGATCGAGAACAAGAGCATTTTATTCTCTGAtttgtttctattcattttttgatGTTAGAAGAactatggagaaataaaaattaaaatgctaaatacaTAGCTAAgtaattagtatattttaaaacagaaaacaaaaggccgTATTTGCCGAATGTAAGGGCATCTGATGgaatttattttcagttgtagttaaaatacacaacttctggaccattgagcgaagttgtgtattttaactacaactgaaaataaattcCATCAGATGCCCTTACATTCGGCAAATAcggccttttgttttctgttttaaaatatactaattacTTAGCTAtgattagagtactactcagcagtaaaaaacaatgacttctcgaattttgcgtgcaaatggatggaaatagaaaacactatcctgagtgaggtatcccagacccaaaaagaggaacatgggatgtactcactcataatcggtttctagccataagtaaaagacattaagcatataatgtgtgatcctatagaagttaaataagaaagtgaacccaaagaaaatcatatagtcatccgcatggagagggggaagtagacaagattgcagggcaaaaactgggaacttgcgggtgaggtggcatggggcaaaggggaaatgggatgagaaatatgagaaggggaggatgggaggagctcgggggattgggatggttgggatataggaaggatggatacgggagcagcgaagtatatatcctatctaagggagccatcttagggttggcaagagacttgactctagaggggttcgcaggtgtccaggaatatgtccccagctggtaccttgggcaactaaggagagggaacctgaaatgaccctatcctatactgatgaatatcttgcatatcaccttagaaccttcatctggcgatggatcaaggtagagacagagtctcaatttggagcaacggtctgagctcttaaggtccaaatgaggagcagaaggagggagaacaagagcaaaaaatcaggaccacgagggatgcacccacccactgtgacagtggaactgatttattaggagcccaccaaggccagctggtctgggactgaataagcatgggttgattccggactctctgagcatggcggtcaacgaagactgatgagaagccaaggacaatggcactaggtttcaatcctaatacatgaactggctttgtgggagcttagcctgtttagaagctcaccttcctggacgtagatagaagaccttcgtcttcccgcagggcagagaatttggactgctcttcagtatcgagagggagggggaatggtgtggggggaggagaagaggagtggggatagggggaggggagtggggggagggggcaatatttgggaggaggggagggaaatgggaaacggggagcaggtggaaattttaattaaaaaaagaataaaaaataaaaaaaaaaaaatgaaaaaaaaaaaaaaaataaaataaaatacacaacttAAATGCCAGAAAAGTAACTTTGTTAATGGTTTAGCATTTTGTGAAACAGATACCATATCATAAAACCAAATTAATGGGATTTACTAAAGCCACAAACAGATCTCTTTGTTCCTGACATGAAATTAAATCGGTATGAAGCTTTAGAATTTGGACCAATCTGAAATTATCTGGTAACAAAataagtgggattttttttattattagttgtGTAAGTAAGAAGCtacctatgtttttaaaatatgggggAATCCTCAGAGTAGGAATAAAATTGACAAGATTCCAAAATCCTGCTCAAGGCtatggaagaaaatttaaaaaaaaaaaagtaaaagaatgtgGGAAAGAACACTAGAACTAGAAAAGCGTCTAGAAGCTGCAGGTTGATCTTTCAATGCAGAAGAGGGGAACACTTAGAAGAGATTTCCTCCAGTTCCTTGAATCTTGTGTCCTCCCTAATGTAATTCACCTTCCCAGGCTCACATAATCAGtttcccaaaaggaaaagaatgactttAACTGTGAGACTCTGTTGCTGAGAATCACTGGAGTAAGAATACATAtggattttacttattttttggtgTCACAGGCAGGCTGGCTATTTGTACTATTAGAAAAGAGACAGTTTGAATGTACATAAACTCATGCTTTTCCATTTCGAGGTTTACTTAAACATAGCTATACtctgttttcatttacatttcatttttaataaactcCAGATTTTACAGGGGAATTAGTCTGTACAAATTAGCCTTATGTGTTAAAAGCATtttaacacataaaatacacCACCCGCCTTGTTCTCGAAGGACGAGGACACTGAACTGTTTCCAGTTTATGGAACAGGCAAACAAATCATTGAAGCAACAGCTTTAACAAAGTTCCCTGGAGCCATTAGCCCTGTTTCCTATATACCAGTATCTCTCTTTCCTATCACatactaaaacaaagaaagcgtGCCATTCACAGTACTTAAAAAGATTGATACACTAAATTGTGAGAATGCTGGAACCACAATATATAGCTTCAaattatattaaagaagaaagtaaaaatcatTCAACCACACATCTCTCCAATGTATCTGAAAGGCAGAGTACATTACTAAGGAGTTCCTCTTTCTAAAACCCTCTATACTAAGCAGACACCAGCACGAAGGGATCCTCTCTCAATT from Chionomys nivalis chromosome 25, mChiNiv1.1, whole genome shotgun sequence encodes the following:
- the LOC130866455 gene encoding 40S ribosomal protein S2, with product MADDAGAAGGPGGPGGPGLGGRGGFRGGFGSGLRGRGRGRGRGRGRGRGARGGKAEDKEWIPVTKLGRLVKDMKIKSLEEIYLFSLPIKESEIIDFFLGASLKDEVLKIMPVQKQTRAGQRTRFKAFVAIGDYNGHVGLGVKCSKEVATAIRGAIILAKLSIVPVRRGYWGNKIGKPHTVPCKVTGRCGSVLVRLIPAPRGTGIVSAPVPKKLLMMAGIDDCYTSARGCTATLGNFAKATFDAISKTYSYLTPDLWKETVFTKSPYQEFTDHLVKTHTRVSVQRTQAPAVATT